The following DNA comes from Pseudomonadota bacterium.
TGCGTTCAGATATATATAGAGACCTGCCACACCAAAGAGGGTAACGACAAGCCCTATCATCGCATAAATAAGCGAGCCTGATAATACTGTTATCAAAGCCCCTATCATGGTAACAAACATTATTATGAGAAATATGTATTCAGCAGGGTTCATTTATGCCTTTTTCCTTTTCTCGAACTCTTTTACAAGGTCGTAATAAAAGTCTTCTTTGTTGTAACTCGAAACATTATAATCTGCTGAAAAGGCAAGTGCGTCAGCAGGACATGTCTCAACGCATAAACCGCACTGGCTGCATGTGGTATAGTTAAGCACATAAACGGTAGCCGTCTTTTTCTTTTCGCCCTCCAGCTTCTCACCCTCAACCTTTTTAATGGATCCGGATGG
Coding sequences within:
- a CDS encoding 4Fe-4S binding protein, coding for MTNVVEIIKGAISLISGMCVTTKAFFSPVVTVQYPRQTVKISPRFRGHTKLVADEERPERTKCIVCGMCERNCPSGSIKKVEGEKLEGEKKKTATVYVLNYTTCSQCGLCVETCPADALAFSADYNVSSYNKEDFYYDLVKEFEKRKKA